Proteins co-encoded in one Arthrobacter alpinus genomic window:
- the smpB gene encoding SsrA-binding protein SmpB → MPKESGLKVVAANRKARHDYHIMDTFEAGLVLMGTEVKSLREGRASLVDGFATFYNDELWLEGVYIPEYLNGSWTNHTARRRRKLLLHREELEKIDRKTRESGFTIVPLQLYFKDSRAKVEIAIAKGKKDYDKRHTLREQQDNREALRAMREKNRG, encoded by the coding sequence GTGCCTAAGGAAAGTGGCCTGAAGGTTGTGGCCGCCAATCGCAAGGCCCGGCATGATTACCACATCATGGACACCTTCGAAGCGGGTTTGGTCTTGATGGGTACCGAGGTGAAGTCGCTGCGCGAAGGCCGGGCTTCATTGGTTGACGGCTTCGCCACGTTTTACAATGACGAGCTGTGGCTCGAGGGCGTCTACATCCCCGAATACCTTAACGGCAGCTGGACCAACCACACGGCCCGTCGCCGTCGCAAGCTGCTGTTGCACCGTGAAGAGCTAGAAAAAATCGATCGTAAGACCCGTGAATCCGGCTTCACGATCGTCCCGCTGCAGCTGTACTTCAAGGACAGTCGGGCTAAGGTTGAAATCGCCATTGCCAAGGGCAAGAAGGACTACGACAAGCGCCACACACTGCGCGAACAGCAGGACAACCGCGAGGCGCTGCGTGCCATGCGTGAGAAGAACCGCGGCTGA
- a CDS encoding cytochrome c oxidase assembly protein has product MPPLSEFIGTWSLDPWALGLMLAAGGLYSLGLARAATMGVRWPLWRIAAFFGLGLGLYAVINFGFLGTNSPDLRWAFSIRIALLLFVVPAGMALGLPLGLARLTMREGRLRSWLGAAARRPLKLFSNSAVAPMVGLLVLSMMLTPLAGITRMNPFLEGLLSIVIPLLGLLMVLPLVEEKTRISTAIIMLQFVFAFIELLGDAIPGLLMRLSPNILDGAAAVSAARPQWFPSVVRDQQLAGDWLWFIAEIMDLPVLILLFLRFSKSDNRERKVLDELTDEQMDQLNAVHLHQRD; this is encoded by the coding sequence ATGCCTCCCCTCAGCGAATTCATCGGAACCTGGAGCCTGGACCCGTGGGCCCTGGGCCTGATGCTTGCCGCGGGGGGACTGTACTCGTTGGGTTTAGCCAGGGCCGCCACGATGGGCGTCCGCTGGCCATTGTGGCGCATTGCGGCATTCTTTGGGCTCGGTCTGGGCCTGTACGCCGTCATCAACTTTGGTTTCTTGGGAACGAATTCCCCTGACCTGCGCTGGGCATTTTCAATCCGGATCGCCTTGCTGCTTTTTGTTGTACCCGCCGGAATGGCGCTAGGACTTCCCCTAGGTTTAGCGCGGCTGACCATGCGTGAGGGAAGGCTACGCAGCTGGCTCGGTGCAGCGGCACGGCGGCCCCTGAAGCTGTTTTCCAACAGTGCCGTTGCTCCCATGGTGGGACTGCTGGTGCTGTCGATGATGCTGACCCCGCTGGCCGGGATCACACGCATGAACCCGTTTCTTGAAGGCCTGCTGAGCATTGTCATTCCCCTGTTGGGGCTCTTGATGGTGTTGCCTCTGGTGGAGGAAAAGACGCGGATCAGCACGGCAATCATCATGCTTCAGTTTGTGTTTGCCTTCATTGAGCTGCTCGGTGACGCCATCCCCGGCCTGCTGATGCGCCTCAGTCCGAACATCCTTGACGGCGCGGCGGCCGTCTCTGCTGCCCGCCCGCAGTGGTTCCCGTCTGTCGTGAGGGACCAGCAACTTGCGGGAGACTGGCTCTGGTTCATTGCCGAAATCATGGACTTGCCCGTCTTGATCCTGTTGTTCCTGCGCTTCTCCAAATCGGACAATCGGGAACGGAAAGTCCTAGATGAACTCACCGACGAGCAGATGGACCAGCTAAACGCTGTCCACCTGCACCAGCGGGACTAA
- a CDS encoding glycoside hydrolase family 3 N-terminal domain-containing protein, which yields MTSPLVRRHWWLIAAAVVVIAVMVSLVVNASTSGTTTVQASPTPASVAPPPSAPSTSSTSASVPPSNVSPAPASSAPAQSLAAKKLAAMTLEQRVGQVLMVSSPVTGTDESSLYALETLQVGNVFMKGRSMAGVAGIGAEVAGVVAHISGSRSDGVRPFVATDQEGGFVQIMRGPGFDDMPQAIEQGQLTPAALRDDATRWGEQLTAVGVNVNLAPVLDTVPSAEFAPLNAPIGSFGREYGYTPAFVSSHGLAFAQGMMAAGVEPTIKHFPGLGRVTLNTDVAAGVTDETTVRLDPYIAPFRDAVNAGVPWLMMANAWYPKIDPDAMAPFSSVIVQEMVRGDLGFTGIIVSDDICDAVQVSEVPVGQRGVDFLAAGGTMALCTNSALLPQMYSGMVQAAQSDPAFAAKIDKAALLVLEAKATKGLID from the coding sequence GTGACTTCGCCGTTGGTTCGCCGGCATTGGTGGCTCATTGCGGCCGCGGTGGTAGTCATCGCGGTGATGGTGTCTCTGGTGGTGAACGCCTCCACCTCGGGCACCACCACAGTGCAGGCGTCCCCGACGCCGGCCAGCGTAGCTCCACCCCCGAGTGCCCCGTCCACATCCTCAACCAGCGCTTCGGTCCCGCCGTCGAACGTAAGCCCAGCTCCGGCGTCGTCCGCTCCGGCTCAGAGCCTAGCCGCCAAGAAACTGGCTGCCATGACCTTGGAGCAACGGGTGGGCCAGGTGCTCATGGTGTCATCGCCCGTGACCGGGACCGATGAGAGTTCCCTGTATGCCCTGGAAACCCTGCAAGTGGGCAACGTGTTCATGAAGGGTCGCAGCATGGCAGGGGTGGCCGGGATTGGGGCCGAAGTGGCCGGTGTTGTGGCGCATATTTCCGGCTCACGCTCTGATGGGGTGCGGCCTTTTGTGGCGACCGATCAGGAAGGCGGATTTGTGCAGATCATGCGTGGCCCCGGATTCGATGACATGCCTCAAGCCATTGAGCAGGGTCAGCTTACGCCGGCGGCTCTTCGCGACGATGCTACCCGTTGGGGAGAGCAGCTGACGGCCGTGGGCGTGAACGTGAATCTGGCCCCCGTCCTGGATACTGTGCCGAGTGCCGAGTTTGCCCCGTTGAATGCCCCCATTGGCAGCTTTGGCCGGGAATATGGCTACACGCCAGCGTTCGTTTCCAGCCATGGATTGGCCTTTGCCCAAGGCATGATGGCTGCCGGAGTGGAACCCACCATCAAGCATTTCCCAGGGCTGGGACGTGTCACCTTGAATACCGATGTCGCCGCTGGAGTGACGGATGAGACCACGGTGCGTTTGGACCCCTACATAGCCCCGTTCCGCGACGCCGTGAACGCCGGGGTGCCGTGGCTCATGATGGCTAATGCGTGGTATCCCAAGATCGATCCCGACGCCATGGCCCCATTCTCGTCTGTGATTGTGCAGGAAATGGTGCGCGGTGATCTGGGCTTCACCGGCATCATTGTCAGCGATGACATTTGCGACGCCGTTCAAGTCTCGGAAGTGCCCGTGGGGCAACGCGGCGTGGACTTCCTTGCGGCGGGAGGCACCATGGCGCTGTGCACCAACTCCGCCCTGCTGCCGCAAATGTATTCCGGGATGGTCCAGGCTGCCCAGTCCGATCCTGCCTTTGCTGCCAAGATTGATAAGGCCGCGCTACTCGTCCTGGAGGCCAAAGCGACCAAGGGGCTCATCGACTAG
- a CDS encoding SdrD B-like domain-containing protein — MTFASLIGVGTGEAAAATPGITTTVTVGGVTYNGTPVVSEGQVVTMNMQYSQDVVPGSTVTISLGANVTLGDVPAGNEQIESITKDPSDSNKVLVKFKDPLPDTVQGLLSFNFSMNQVNGSSKEKIVWTVDGEEKSLDVIIKNNGDDFANVNDYQSKSVSNNGNLGRFVSYNAASGKVTLATGVIGAPITYTLNVDTKAAKAGYIIADALPAGMTYKSGSFTGTQTTWDTNGLNKAVGDVAFAPTIANNTFSGQLDLPASSMTTINYSAHVADEAARVALEAQLQAAADKVTGPAGGNYNVNLKNTVTFGNSGTKEATVSIGGKVTGVEGPGVGAAFTKDANWLNKDVEPQTDGSLVPPADVTYTLNTNLTQWDGSNVLKTLTSNVVISDKLPAQASWNTADAAFLTSNGIDLEKIDPVAAAVFAGDEYVGKYFVDGQSLFINVGKDNALISAVAVKAHINSVTGLNKEGTAVPGETKQKLTNRGEWSYSNGLGKQQTGFNREAFLFSYTESADGFNAPDYFKKETVNKDVVAKPGESIKVDYKFTVGAGKGIDLTKSSIVDYVDTNIYDISDLDAVKAAIAAKYAGSRVMGGELFDVTLNGDGNLAIALNDAGIAKVTEWGIDKAFELTLTLVSKPIAGKQTLRIKNKATLFGEGNKALFWSEVRMEATTYGDEAEIRKTVRDTLNTEWTQNLRAEVDAQGNLISDQFVYNVALVPHGKYTGVPIFDVVDVLPEGLEFVGFVTDDHVDDRANPTRGVQDLVGNVQARFEDPTGAAPSGKVVLFQKEGTNLDASKGDPAANILVRIKAFSIDEAIINSIGSTKATITPSNGYPLSIAKVNAEDPEAVISDTAAHFQILDAELKVVVDNVFVEDGALRVTDDEGKTKNVKVATPGTYTVKEIKAPAGYKLSTQTIQVVVGNDGSSDAVAFPNEPVDASYAVGDFVWVDANKNGLQDDAEVLEGVTVTLLDGAGKTVATTETDAAGRYMFDELPAGEYQIKFELTTAQSAIYDFTTSNAQANAKDADDSDANPATGLTVKFALDDTNVALTKDYRFDFAATEGIDPTWDAGVIVKPSVSIGDFVWVDSNRDGLQSEDEPGIKDVVLAITGPDGKAVTDVFGKAVVSVKTDDKGAYTFVNLPVLKAGESYTVTIDQDASKVALAPYVPTLAGAGDDRKVDSSTWTATSTALTMDGDRDQSLDFGFVLPKVSVGDFVWVDSNRDGLQSVGEPGIKGVVLAITGPDGKAVTDVFGKAVVSVKSDDTGAYTFVDLPVLKAGESYTVTIDQDASKVALAPYVPTLAGAGDDRKVDSSTWTATSTALTMDGDRDQSLDFGFVLPKVSVGDYVWVDSNRDGLQSVGEPGIKDVVLAITGPNGKAVTDVFGKAVVSVKTDDTGAYTFVDLPVLKAGESYTVSIDKDGSKEALAPYIPTIETEGNREGDSSTWTATSTGLTMDGDRDQSLDLGFVLPKVSVGDYVWVDSNRDGLQSVGEPGIKDVVLAITGPNGKAVTDVFGKAVVSVKTDDTGAYTFVDLPVLKAGESYTVSIDKDGSKEALAPYIPTIETEGNREGDSGLPRLCLTPDL, encoded by the coding sequence TTGACTTTCGCATCCCTCATTGGTGTTGGAACCGGTGAGGCCGCCGCGGCAACGCCCGGCATCACCACAACTGTCACGGTTGGGGGTGTAACGTACAACGGTACTCCCGTGGTCAGCGAAGGCCAGGTGGTCACCATGAACATGCAATACAGCCAGGATGTAGTGCCAGGCTCCACAGTGACCATCAGCCTGGGAGCCAACGTCACCCTCGGTGATGTACCCGCGGGGAATGAGCAGATCGAGTCGATCACGAAGGACCCCAGCGATTCCAACAAGGTTCTTGTGAAATTCAAGGATCCGCTGCCAGACACCGTACAGGGTCTGCTCTCCTTTAACTTCAGCATGAATCAGGTTAACGGCAGCTCCAAGGAGAAAATCGTATGGACCGTAGACGGCGAAGAGAAGTCACTCGATGTCATCATCAAAAATAACGGCGATGACTTCGCTAACGTCAACGACTACCAGTCGAAGTCGGTTTCCAACAATGGCAACTTGGGACGGTTTGTCAGTTACAACGCAGCGAGCGGCAAAGTAACACTTGCTACCGGTGTCATCGGTGCTCCAATCACATACACCTTGAATGTCGACACCAAGGCTGCCAAGGCCGGATACATCATCGCCGATGCGCTTCCTGCCGGAATGACGTACAAGTCGGGATCCTTCACCGGAACCCAAACCACGTGGGATACCAACGGACTGAACAAGGCCGTCGGTGACGTCGCGTTCGCGCCAACCATTGCGAACAACACCTTCTCCGGCCAGCTGGACCTGCCGGCGTCGTCGATGACGACCATCAACTACTCTGCCCACGTTGCCGATGAGGCCGCCCGTGTGGCCCTAGAAGCACAGCTGCAGGCCGCCGCTGACAAGGTGACGGGACCTGCTGGCGGGAACTACAACGTCAACCTGAAAAACACAGTCACTTTTGGGAATTCTGGCACTAAGGAAGCGACAGTTTCCATTGGTGGAAAAGTTACCGGAGTGGAAGGTCCAGGCGTAGGCGCGGCCTTTACGAAGGATGCTAACTGGTTGAATAAGGACGTTGAGCCCCAGACCGACGGCTCGCTGGTTCCTCCCGCGGATGTCACCTATACGCTGAATACCAACCTGACCCAGTGGGACGGCAGCAATGTGCTGAAAACTCTGACGTCCAATGTTGTCATCTCCGATAAGTTGCCGGCGCAGGCCAGCTGGAATACCGCCGATGCCGCATTCCTCACCTCCAATGGCATCGATCTGGAGAAGATCGACCCCGTGGCTGCGGCCGTGTTTGCCGGCGACGAGTACGTTGGAAAGTATTTCGTGGACGGTCAGTCACTTTTCATCAATGTGGGCAAGGACAACGCGTTAATCTCCGCTGTGGCGGTGAAGGCTCATATCAATTCAGTGACCGGGCTTAATAAAGAGGGGACCGCCGTCCCGGGTGAAACGAAGCAAAAACTCACCAACAGGGGCGAGTGGAGCTACTCGAATGGGCTCGGAAAACAGCAGACCGGGTTCAACAGGGAGGCCTTCCTCTTCTCTTATACGGAGAGCGCGGACGGATTCAACGCTCCTGACTACTTCAAGAAGGAAACGGTCAACAAGGATGTGGTTGCCAAGCCAGGCGAATCCATCAAGGTTGACTACAAGTTCACGGTGGGCGCCGGCAAGGGCATTGACCTCACGAAGAGCTCCATCGTTGATTACGTTGATACGAACATCTATGACATTTCCGACCTTGACGCCGTCAAGGCAGCAATTGCCGCCAAGTATGCCGGGTCGCGTGTCATGGGCGGAGAGCTTTTTGATGTGACGCTGAACGGCGATGGAAACCTTGCCATCGCACTGAATGATGCTGGAATTGCCAAGGTAACCGAATGGGGAATCGACAAGGCGTTTGAACTGACGTTAACGCTGGTATCCAAGCCCATCGCCGGTAAGCAGACACTGCGGATCAAGAACAAGGCGACGCTCTTCGGTGAAGGCAACAAGGCCCTGTTCTGGTCCGAGGTGCGGATGGAAGCCACCACTTACGGTGATGAAGCCGAAATTCGCAAGACCGTCCGCGACACTCTCAATACTGAGTGGACGCAGAACCTGCGCGCCGAAGTAGACGCCCAGGGCAACTTGATTAGTGATCAGTTTGTTTACAATGTGGCCCTGGTGCCCCATGGTAAGTACACGGGTGTCCCGATCTTTGACGTTGTGGATGTACTCCCTGAGGGTCTCGAGTTCGTGGGCTTCGTTACCGACGACCATGTCGACGATCGGGCTAACCCGACACGTGGAGTGCAGGATCTGGTCGGAAACGTCCAGGCTCGGTTCGAGGACCCCACCGGTGCTGCTCCCTCGGGAAAGGTAGTGCTTTTCCAAAAGGAAGGCACCAACCTGGATGCCAGCAAGGGCGATCCTGCCGCAAATATCTTGGTTCGAATCAAGGCCTTTTCTATTGACGAAGCGATCATCAACAGCATTGGATCAACGAAGGCAACGATCACGCCGTCGAACGGCTACCCGCTGTCAATCGCCAAGGTCAATGCTGAAGATCCTGAAGCTGTCATTAGCGATACCGCAGCTCACTTCCAGATCCTGGATGCCGAACTGAAGGTTGTTGTTGACAATGTCTTTGTTGAAGATGGCGCCCTGCGTGTCACCGACGACGAGGGAAAAACCAAGAACGTGAAGGTAGCTACTCCCGGAACGTACACCGTCAAGGAGATCAAGGCGCCGGCTGGCTACAAGCTGTCCACACAAACGATTCAGGTGGTCGTTGGTAACGACGGTTCATCTGACGCTGTAGCCTTCCCCAACGAACCAGTTGACGCTAGCTACGCGGTGGGTGACTTTGTCTGGGTGGACGCCAACAAGAACGGTCTGCAAGACGATGCAGAAGTCCTTGAAGGTGTCACGGTCACGCTGTTGGATGGTGCCGGCAAGACCGTAGCCACAACAGAAACCGACGCTGCGGGACGGTACATGTTTGATGAGCTGCCGGCAGGTGAATACCAGATCAAGTTCGAGCTCACTACTGCCCAGAGTGCGATCTACGACTTCACCACCTCGAATGCACAGGCTAACGCCAAAGATGCCGACGATTCTGACGCTAATCCGGCGACGGGTCTCACTGTCAAGTTCGCCCTTGACGACACGAATGTGGCTCTGACCAAGGATTACCGTTTCGACTTCGCTGCCACTGAGGGCATTGACCCGACGTGGGACGCCGGTGTGATTGTAAAGCCCAGCGTTTCCATTGGTGATTTTGTTTGGGTTGATTCCAACCGTGACGGTCTTCAGTCTGAGGATGAGCCTGGTATTAAGGATGTTGTTCTGGCTATCACGGGTCCTGATGGTAAGGCTGTCACGGATGTGTTCGGCAAGGCTGTTGTTTCTGTGAAGACTGATGATAAGGGCGCTTACACCTTCGTGAATCTTCCGGTTCTGAAGGCTGGCGAGTCCTACACGGTTACGATCGATCAGGATGCTTCGAAGGTTGCGTTGGCTCCGTATGTTCCGACCCTTGCTGGTGCGGGAGATGACCGTAAGGTTGACTCTTCTACCTGGACGGCTACTTCTACTGCTCTGACGATGGATGGGGACCGGGATCAGAGCCTGGACTTCGGCTTCGTTCTGCCGAAGGTATCCGTTGGTGATTTTGTTTGGGTTGATTCCAACCGTGACGGTCTTCAGTCCGTGGGTGAGCCTGGTATCAAGGGTGTTGTTCTGGCTATCACGGGTCCTGATGGTAAGGCTGTCACGGATGTGTTCGGCAAGGCTGTTGTTTCTGTAAAGTCTGATGATACGGGTGCTTACACCTTCGTGGACCTTCCGGTTCTGAAGGCTGGCGAGTCCTACACGGTTACGATCGATCAGGATGCTTCGAAGGTTGCGTTGGCTCCGTATGTTCCGACCCTTGCTGGTGCGGGAGATGACCGTAAGGTTGACTCTTCTACCTGGACGGCTACTTCTACTGCTCTGACGATGGATGGGGACCGGGATCAGAGCCTGGACTTCGGCTTCGTTCTGCCGAAGGTATCCGTTGGTGACTACGTCTGGGTTGATTCCAACCGAGACGGTCTTCAGTCCGTGGGTGAGCCTGGTATCAAGGATGTTGTTCTGGCTATCACGGGTCCTAATGGTAAGGCTGTCACGGATGTGTTCGGCAAGGCTGTTGTTTCTGTAAAGACTGATGATACGGGTGCTTACACCTTCGTGGACCTCCCGGTTCTGAAGGCTGGCGAGTCCTACACGGTCAGCATCGACAAAGACGGGTCGAAGGAAGCCTTGGCTCCGTACATCCCGACCATTGAAACTGAAGGAAACCGCGAAGGCGACTCTTCTACCTGGACGGCTACTTCTACTGGTCTGACGATGGATGGGGACCGGGATCAGAGCCTGGACCTCGGCTTCGTTCTGCCGAAGGTATCCGTTGGTGACTACGTCTGGGTTGATTCCAACCGAGACGGTCTTCAGTCCGTGGGTGAGCCTGGTATCAAGGATGTTGTTCTGGCTATCACGGGTCCTAATGGTAAGGCTGTCACGGATGTGTTCGGCAAGGCTGTTGTTTCTGTAAAGACTGATGATACGGGTGCTTACACCTTCGTGGACCTCCCGGTTCTGAAGGCTGGCGAGTCCTACACGGTCAGCATCGACAAAGACGGGTCGAAGGAAGCCTTGGCTCCGTACATCCCGACCATTGAAACTGAAGGAAACCGCGAAGGCGACTCGGGACTGCCCCGGCTTTGCTTGACTCCTGACTTGTGA
- a CDS encoding LPXTG cell wall anchor domain-containing protein, with product MDFGFVVIPTPVEPTTPAPAPASTTPVVPATSVPTSAPTTPATTDELSNTGFDGAVLMAMGLLLTMLGGGAVVLTGRRRRASTTRH from the coding sequence ATGGACTTCGGTTTCGTGGTGATTCCGACTCCGGTGGAACCCACCACCCCGGCACCCGCCCCGGCGAGCACAACCCCCGTTGTGCCCGCCACCTCGGTACCCACCTCGGCACCCACCACGCCGGCGACCACCGACGAGCTGTCCAACACGGGCTTCGACGGTGCGGTACTGATGGCCATGGGTCTTTTGCTGACCATGCTGGGAGGTGGCGCCGTGGTCCTGACCGGACGACGACGTCGAGCTTCCACGACGCGGCACTAG
- a CDS encoding helix-turn-helix transcriptional regulator, whose amino-acid sequence MAPQDRDAKAGGTESGHAVEPSKDPSTDPVSDVSAALAGAAPLTVIVTNFHTVQGTAFERDLARLLVRTPELSLIVETRSVLEIEKVQLSTGLDVYVVDADDLTFSSAEASQFHEGTPLAAISDELNEHFQGLPITHRTARLATQGSLAPAANLAEHIIARVTDMVLVESVSARDQLQKPAVARLLTVTLPLNHFDAALVRALVPDQELAPSIRILLENNLLSSTNASLGIRYSYRPIIKAALTRKMAAEIASCKAQTLEAAAAFELARKQHSPAFDYAMTNKDYRQGTNILIQSGLLLFADSAKVLQRTLPRIPKTQLVKYPLLTVALGIIYNGDQRTRFKGLEHFALALSATQLLGKSVPPEERVAMGLARAVALRMTGQFKVAAATSRTALKNLNELSLADRDKLRIVETISLGQWGLTLLLVGDFNSAEKALQQSVATGEIADSQQAQYFSMSLLAYRHAVDGDLQTAAMFAQLASEFSFHTTDMELYQKTPLAVALGMIELGRLQPDAAAEHLKTVISETATSEFWGRLRVIEAHIDLLRGQAGIAAGRLTVVLGRRRDLPALNPLDATALLVLHADLLLTGGNASGAGAALAKLPSKNPAAIITRARLSLATGNPAQTAELLSPKIAFTTALQSVEARVLLTVARLHLLPKESLRTDLEMISGAITALANHWPLVMLTASDRDLLRTSMEKMNVPYPGSATLPEEIIPVKLESIALTRRESTILATLATTGDRAEIARINFVSLNTVKSQLRSLYKKLGVASREEALLVAHQENLLN is encoded by the coding sequence ATGGCACCACAGGACCGTGATGCCAAAGCGGGAGGCACCGAGTCCGGTCACGCCGTCGAACCTTCAAAGGATCCTTCAACCGATCCGGTTTCCGACGTGTCCGCAGCCTTGGCAGGAGCAGCCCCACTGACGGTGATCGTGACGAATTTTCACACGGTTCAAGGTACCGCGTTTGAGAGGGACCTGGCCCGCCTTTTAGTCCGGACACCGGAGCTAAGTTTGATAGTGGAAACACGTTCCGTCCTAGAGATTGAAAAGGTACAACTTTCCACCGGGCTTGACGTTTATGTGGTCGACGCCGATGACCTCACGTTCTCGTCAGCAGAAGCATCTCAGTTTCATGAAGGTACCCCGCTCGCTGCCATCAGTGACGAGCTGAACGAACACTTCCAGGGCCTCCCAATAACCCATAGGACTGCCCGGCTGGCGACCCAGGGGTCCCTCGCCCCGGCAGCGAACCTTGCCGAGCACATTATCGCCCGTGTCACGGACATGGTACTAGTTGAAAGCGTCTCGGCGCGGGATCAGCTCCAAAAGCCTGCCGTGGCCCGGCTACTCACAGTCACCCTGCCCCTGAACCATTTCGACGCGGCACTCGTCCGAGCCCTTGTTCCCGACCAGGAGTTGGCGCCAAGCATCCGGATCCTGTTGGAAAACAACTTGTTGAGCTCAACCAACGCATCCCTCGGCATCCGATATAGCTACAGGCCCATCATCAAGGCTGCACTCACCCGCAAGATGGCAGCGGAGATTGCAAGCTGCAAGGCTCAGACGCTTGAAGCGGCCGCGGCTTTTGAGTTGGCCCGTAAGCAACATTCTCCGGCCTTCGACTACGCCATGACCAACAAGGACTATCGGCAGGGAACGAATATCCTCATCCAGTCCGGCTTGCTTCTGTTCGCTGACAGCGCCAAGGTTCTGCAACGCACACTTCCCCGGATCCCCAAGACCCAGTTAGTGAAGTATCCACTGCTGACAGTGGCCTTGGGCATCATTTACAACGGTGACCAACGTACCCGTTTCAAGGGCCTGGAACACTTCGCGTTGGCACTCTCTGCTACACAACTCCTGGGCAAGTCAGTGCCACCGGAGGAACGTGTAGCCATGGGCCTTGCGCGGGCCGTGGCGCTGCGCATGACAGGCCAGTTCAAGGTGGCGGCAGCAACATCACGCACCGCGCTGAAGAACTTGAACGAACTGTCCTTGGCTGACCGGGACAAGCTGCGAATCGTCGAGACGATCTCCTTGGGCCAGTGGGGTTTGACCCTGTTGCTGGTAGGCGATTTCAACAGTGCTGAAAAGGCCCTGCAACAGTCTGTGGCCACTGGTGAGATTGCGGATTCCCAACAGGCGCAGTACTTTTCCATGTCCTTGCTCGCTTACAGGCATGCCGTAGACGGGGATCTTCAGACAGCTGCCATGTTCGCACAGTTGGCCTCGGAGTTTTCCTTCCACACCACCGACATGGAGTTGTACCAAAAAACGCCGCTGGCCGTGGCGCTTGGCATGATTGAATTGGGCAGGTTGCAACCGGACGCTGCGGCAGAACATCTAAAGACGGTCATCTCGGAAACGGCAACCAGTGAATTCTGGGGCAGGCTGCGTGTCATCGAAGCGCATATTGACTTGCTGCGAGGACAGGCCGGCATCGCTGCTGGTCGCCTCACTGTGGTGCTGGGCAGGCGGAGGGATCTGCCCGCCCTAAACCCTCTGGATGCAACAGCCTTGCTGGTCCTTCACGCGGACTTGCTACTGACCGGCGGCAACGCCTCAGGGGCCGGTGCGGCCCTAGCCAAGCTCCCCTCTAAGAATCCCGCAGCGATCATCACCCGGGCCCGCCTCAGCCTTGCTACAGGCAATCCAGCGCAAACTGCGGAGCTGTTGAGTCCTAAGATTGCATTCACGACAGCCCTACAGTCCGTGGAGGCCCGGGTGCTCCTCACAGTTGCACGTCTGCATTTACTTCCCAAGGAATCCCTGCGCACCGATCTCGAAATGATTTCTGGTGCCATCACGGCATTGGCGAACCACTGGCCGCTAGTGATGCTGACCGCCTCCGACAGAGACCTGCTCCGCACATCCATGGAGAAAATGAACGTTCCTTACCCGGGCTCGGCCACCCTGCCTGAAGAAATCATCCCCGTGAAGCTCGAGTCCATCGCGCTCACTCGCCGTGAGTCCACTATCTTGGCGACACTTGCCACGACCGGTGATCGGGCGGAGATCGCGCGCATCAACTTTGTCAGCCTCAACACCGTCAAATCCCAGCTGCGCAGCCTTTACAAGAAGCTCGGCGTCGCCTCCCGCGAGGAAGCCCTGCTCGTGGCGCATCAGGAAAACCTGCTGAACTAA
- a CDS encoding DUF4193 domain-containing protein, with amino-acid sequence MATDYDAPRNKDEDHETESLQALQVQRGGAQTAHIDVEDSDTAEGMDLPGADLSNEELVVQVIPAQDDEFTCSSCFLVRHRSQVAREKNGMFFCKDCEG; translated from the coding sequence ATGGCAACGGATTACGACGCACCCCGCAACAAGGACGAAGACCACGAGACAGAGTCGCTTCAGGCGCTCCAGGTTCAGCGTGGCGGTGCACAGACGGCGCATATTGACGTCGAAGATTCAGACACGGCCGAAGGCATGGATCTGCCTGGCGCCGACCTCTCCAACGAAGAGTTGGTGGTTCAGGTCATTCCTGCACAGGATGACGAATTCACCTGTTCTTCCTGCTTCTTGGTTCGCCACCGCAGCCAGGTTGCCCGCGAAAAGAACGGCATGTTCTTCTGCAAGGACTGTGAAGGCTAA